In a single window of the Aquarana catesbeiana isolate 2022-GZ linkage group LG13, ASM4218655v1, whole genome shotgun sequence genome:
- the LOC141116584 gene encoding olfactory receptor 10A7-like, which translates to MIDSNNTLVEEFLLLGFSNFHNFQTVLFCVILLAYIICVFGNLTIIILVRTEVALNNPMYFFISIFAVLEIMFISVTVPKLLVILVQSNKTISFSGCFIQLYAFNALGETECFILALMVFDRYLAIQNPLRYSTIMNNTCCSQLAAFPWFAGFFIASFPTFCTVVMEFCGPYEIDHFFCDLAPLQNLACVDPFNSSLVTVVAAFISIVLPFVIIATLYIHIIVTILNIKSREGKRTAFSTCSSHLIVVGLFYGSAIIVYVKPKGSHYDKFLALTYTVVTPLLNPFIYTFRNREVKHALRKLLRQHIRQCSG; encoded by the coding sequence atgatagatTCAAATAACACTTTGGTGGAAGAATTTCTTCTATTGGGGTTTTCCAACTTCCACAACTTTCAAACTGTACTCTTTTGTGTTATTCTTCTAGCCTATATTATATGTGTCTTTGGAAACTTAACTATCATTATTTTAGTTAGAACAGAGGTTGCTCTAAATAAtccaatgtatttttttattagcaTCTTTGCTGTTTTAGAAATAATGTTTATCTCGGTAACAGTTCCAAAGCTCCTAGTTATCTTGGTTCAAAGTAACAAGACCATATCATTTAGCGGATGCTTTATACAACTGTATGCCTTCAACGCATTGGGGGAAACTGAATGCTTTATTCTTGCATTAATGGTCTTTGATCGATATTTGGCTATTCAAAATCCACTAAGATATTCTACAATTATGAACAATACATGTTGTTCTCAGTTAGCTGCTTTTCCATGGTTTGCTGGCTTCTTTATTGCATCCTTCCCTACATTTTGTACAGTTGTAATGGAATTTTGTGGCCCATATGAGATTGACCACTTCTTCTGTGACCTGGCTCCTCTACAAAATTTGGCTTGTGTTGACCCCTTTAACAGCAGTCTGGTTACAGTTGTGGCAGCTTTTATTTCAAtcgttttgccttttgttataatCGCCACATTATATATTCATATTATAGTTACTATTCTGAATATTAAAAGCAGGGAGGGTAAAAGGACAGCCTTCTCAACCTGTTCATCTCATCTCATTGTAGTTGGTCTGTTTTATGGTTCTGCCATTATTGTGTATGTTAAACCTAAGGGCAGCCATTATGATAAATTTCTTGCACTCACATACACTGTTGTTACTCCACTCCTGAATCCCTTTATTTATACTTTCAGAAACAGAGAGGTAAAGCATGcacttagaaaattacttagacaaCACATTAGGCAGTGTTCAGGTTAG